A single genomic interval of Bacillus sp. SM2101 harbors:
- a CDS encoding DUF5316 family protein — MVKSLFTGVLFILIIIISTYIYGNLQYIHIYLLSCSSILILLGIMISGFGVSGDRMRANLNSEDKEDKKWRLKWTKNLMITSLPPLALGMIIYYLQKSN, encoded by the coding sequence ATGGTTAAATCATTATTTACTGGTGTCCTATTCATATTAATAATTATTATTTCAACGTATATTTATGGTAACTTACAATACATTCACATTTATTTACTTTCGTGCAGTTCAATACTTATTCTTCTTGGAATAATGATTTCGGGATTTGGTGTAAGTGGTGACAGAATGAGAGCAAATCTAAATAGCGAAGATAAAGAAGATAAAAAGTGGAGGTTAAAATGGACAAAGAATTTAATGATTACTTCATTACCTCCCCTCGCACTTGGAATGATTATATACTACCTGCAAAAATCAAATTAG